A genomic window from Lotus japonicus ecotype B-129 chromosome 1, LjGifu_v1.2 includes:
- the LOC130728408 gene encoding AT-hook motif nuclear-localized protein 23-like, translating into MAGIDLGSASHFVHRLQRPDLEDHDENQDQDGNNNSNEGLDLATQNQGPGDVVGRRPRGRPPGSKNKPKPPVIITRESANTLRAHILEVSSGCDVFDSVATYARKRQKGICVLSGSGTVTNVTLRQPAAAGAVVTLHGRFEILSLSGSFLPPPAPPGATSLSVFLGGGQGQVVGGNVVGPLVASGPVIVIASSFTNVAYERLPLEEDESLQMQQGQSSAGGGSGSGGGGGVNNSFPDPSSGLPFFNLPLNMPQLPVDGWAGNSGGRQSY; encoded by the coding sequence ATGGCCGGCATAGACTTGGGTTCAGCATCACACTTTGTTCATCGCCTTCAACGCCCTGACCTTGAAGATCATGATGAGAACCAAGACCAAGATGGAAACAACAACAGCAATGAAGGGCTTGACCTAGCTACACAAAATCAAGGTCCTGGTGATGTTGTCGGTCGGAGGCCAAGGGGAAGACCACCAGGATCAAAGAATAAGCCTAAACCACCCGTGATCATCACAAGGGAGAGTGCAAACACGCTTAGGGCTCACATCCTTGAAGTCAGCAGTGGTTGTGATGTGTTTGACTCAGTCGCTACCTATGCAAGGAAACGGCAGAAAGGGATCTGTGTTCTCAGCGGCAGTGGCACCGTCACCAACGTCACACTACGGCAGCCAGCTGCCGCCGGCGCTGTGGTGACACTGCACGGAAGGTTTGAGATATTGTCCTTATCAGGATCGTTCCTCCCACCTCCAGCTCCACCAGGTGCCACAAGTTTGAGTGTGTTCCTTGGTGGGGGTCAAGGTCAGGTTGTGGGAGGAAATGTTGTTGGCCCTTTGGTGGCTTCTGGGCCAGTTATTGTGATTGCTTCATCATTTACTAATGTTGCGTATGAGAGGTTGCCCTTGGAGGAAGATGAATCTCTTCAGATGCAACAAGGTCAATCATCTGCTGGTGGCGgtagtggcagtggtggtggtggaggagttaATAACTCTTTCCCTGACCCATCTTCAGGGCTTCCGTTCTTCAATTTACCCCTAAACATGCCTCAATTACCAGTTGATGGTTGGGCTGGAAACTCCGGTGGAAGGCAATCTTATTGA
- the LOC130714882 gene encoding mogroside IE synthase-like, whose protein sequence is FYRHQSERSIVHFLTHKVAIDVILELVVAQFSNIDKADWILCNSFYELNKEVADWMMKTWPKLRTIGPSIPSMFLDNQVKDDERYAVAKFTSEEFMVWLNDKPKGSVVYVSFGSMAALNEEQTVEMACGLRDSGSYFLWVVRDSEQSKIPKDFEKKSEKGLVVTWCSQLKVLAHEAIGCFITHCGWNSILEALSLGVPTIAMPRWSDQYTNAKLIVDVWKSGIRAPLDEKQVVRRDALKHCIWELMESENGKEIKSNAMQWKNLAAAAVSKGGSSHKHITEFVDSLFHLQATCTDS, encoded by the exons TTTTATAGGCACCAATCTGAGAGGTCCATTGTTCACTTTCTCACGCATAAAGTGGCAATAGATGTCATACTTGAGTTAGTAGTGGCTCAGTTTTCTAACATTGACAAAGCTGATTGGATCCTCTGCAATTCCTTCTACGAGTTGAACAAAGAG GTAGCTGATTGGATGATGAAGACTTGGCCCAAGTTAAGGACCATAGGACCTTCCATCCCATCCATGTTCTTAGACAATCAAGTTAAAGATGATGAACGTTATGCTGTTGCAAAGTTCACAAGTGAAGAATTTATGGTATGGCTAAATGATAAGCCAAAAGGGTCTGTTGTTTATGTTTCTTTTGGGAGTATGGCAGCACTCAATGAGGAGCAAACAGTAGAAATGGCTTGTGGCTTGAGAGATAGTGGAAGTTACTTCTTATGGGTAGTCAGAGACTCTGAACAGAGTAAGATCCCAAAAGACTTCGAAAAGAAATCAGAGAAGGGCTTGGTAGTAACATGGTGCTCCCAGCTAAAAGTTCTAGCACATGAGGCTATTGGGTGCTTTATAACACATTGTGGATGGAACTCTATATTGGAAGCTTTGAGCTTAGGAGTTCCTACTATTGCAATGCCACGTTGGTCAGACCAATACACCAATGCCAAGCTTATTGTAGATGTTTGGAAAAGTGGAATCAGAGCTCCACTTGATGAGAAACAAGTTGTGAGAAGAGATGCATTGAAGCATTGTATATGGGAATTAATGGAGAGTGAGAACGGAAAAGAGATTAAGAGCAATGCCATGCAATGGAAGAATTTGGCTGCAGCAGCTGTAAGCAAAGGTGGAAGTTCTCATAAACATATAACAGAATTTGTGGACAGCTTGTTTCATTTACAAGCAACTTGCACTGATTCATAG
- the LOC130728409 gene encoding UDP-glycosyltransferase 74G1-like, with protein sequence MQEKEKELGREMDKINMSKKIHCLVLPYPAAVGHLNPMLQFSKLLQHEGVRITLVTSHFYRNSIQELPPSISLEAISDGFDSGGFEEAGKSFKVYKDRFWQEGPRTLTELIEKLCRTGYPVDCVIYDALLPWALDVAKRFGIVGVAFITQNIAVNSIFYHAYLGKLQAPLSEEVISLPGLPKLQHQDLPSFFWLKFGEDPVLLELVVGQFSNFDKADWILCNSFYELSKEVADWTMKIWPKFRMIGPSIPSKFLDKQIKDDEDYGVSKFTSEEYMAWLNDKPKGSVVYVSFGSFAVINEEQTKEVACGLRESGSYFLWVVKASEESNIPKDFEKKSEKGLVVTWCSQLKVLAHEAIGCFVTHCGWNSTLESLSLGVPSIAMPIGSDQCTNAKHIADVWKIGIRAPLGERGIVRRDALEHCIWEIMESEKGKEIKNNALQWKNLAAAAVSTGGSSHKHITEFIDSLFHLQATSPES encoded by the exons AtgcaagagaaagagaaagagctTGGAAGAGAAATGGATAAGATAAACATGTCCAAGAAAATTCACTGTCTGGTGTTACCATATCCAGCAGCTGTAGGCCATCTCAATCCCAtgcttcaattctccaagctcTTGCAGCATGAAGGAGTGAGAATAACACTAGTCACATCACATTTCTACAGAAACAGCATACAAGAATTGCCACCTTCCATTTCACTAGAGGCCATTTCTGACGGTTTTGATAGTGGcggttttgaagaagcaggaAAGAGCTTCAAGGTCTATAAAGATCGTTTTTGGCAAGAAGGGCCAAGGACTCTTACAGAGCTTATTGAGAAGCTTTGTAGAACAGGGTACCCTGTTGATTGTGTTATATATGATGCATTATTGCCTTGGGCCTTGGATGTTGCAAAGAGATTTGGAATTGTTGGGGTTGCTTTTATCACTCAAAATATTGCTGTGAATAGCATTTTCTACCATGCCTACTTGGGAAAGCTTCAAGCTCCTCTTAGTGAAGAAGTGATTTCTCTACCAGGGCTTCCCAAGCTTCAACATCAGGACTTGCCTTCTTTCTTCTGGTTGAAATTTGGAGAAGATCCTGTTTTACTTGAGTTAGTGGTGGGTCAATTTTCTAACTTTGACAAAGCTGATTGGATCCTCTGCAATTCCTTCTACGAGTTGAGCAAAGAG GTAGCTGATTGGACGATGAAGATTTGGCCCAAATTTAGGATGATAGGACCTTCCATTCCATCCAAGTTCTTAGACAAGCAAATCaaagatgatgaagattatGGAGTTTCAAAATTCACAAGTGAAGAATACATGGCATGGCTAAATGATAAGCCAAAAGGGTCTGTTGTGTATGTTTCTTTTGGGAGTTTTGCAGTCATCAATGAGGAGCAAACGAAGGAAGTAGCTTGTGGTTTGAGAGAAAGTGGAAGTTACTTCTTATGGGTGGTTAAAGCCTCTGAAGAGAGCAATATCCCCAAAGACTTTGAAAAGAAATCAGAGAAGGGCTTGGTAGTGACATGGTGTTCCCAGCTAAAAGTTCTAGCACATGAGGCTATAGGGTGCTTTGTAACACATTGTGGATGGAACTCTACATTGGAATCTTTGAGCTTAGGAGTTCCATCTATTGCAATGCCTATTGGGTCAGACCAATGCACCAATGCCAAGCACATTGCAGATGTTTGGAAAATTGGAATCAGAGCTCCGCTTGGTGAGAGGGGAATTGTGAGAAGAGATGCATTGGAGCATTGTATATGGGAAATAATGGAGAGTGAGAAAGGCAAAGAGATTAAGAACAATGCCTTGCAATGGAAGAATTTGGCTGCTGCAGCTGTTAGCACAGGTGGAAGTTCTCATAAACACATCACAGAATTTATTGATAGCTTGTTTCATTTACAAGCAACTAGCCCTGAATCATAG